The genomic interval GCCTGAAGCTGGGTCCGGTCGCCCAGGACGACGCCACCCACTACGCCTTGACCGTGGATATCGCCGTGGACGGGGCGATGGAATTGGGCTACGACTACGACCGGGGGCGCTTCCACGAGAGGGATATCCGGTCCTTGGCCGCGCAGATGGAACACTTGCTGCTGAAGCTGGTGGAAGACGCCGACAGGCCGGTCGGACGGCTGGGCTTGGCGGACGCGCCCCCGATGGCCCGCGCCCCGCTCCGCCCCGCCTATGAGCCGGTCCATGCGTCCATCCAACGGCAGGCGCGAACCCGGCCCGCCGCTCCGGCCCTGGTTCGCGGAGGCGATATCCTCGCGTATGGCGAACTGGAAAGCCGCGCCAACCGCCTGGCCCGGCGCTTGATCCGGTTGGGCGTGGGCGCGGAAATTCCGGTGGGTGTCCTGCTGGAACGCGGGCCGGATGCCATCGTCGCGGCCTTGGCGGTATGGAAGGCGGGTGGCGTGTATCTGCCGCTGGACCCGGCCTATCCGCCGGAACGGTTGCGGGAGATGGCGGAAGACGCACGGGCCGCTGTCCTGGTGGAATCCGCCGCCACGGCGGACGGCCTAGCTGCGGCAAGGCTTGAGACCCGAGGCTTGGGGCTTGAGGAGGACGGGGCAGGGTTTTCCTCCAGCCTCCAAGCTACCGCCTCAAGTCCCGTTCCCTTGCGATTGGATTGGGACGCTTTGGCCTCCGAACCGGCGGAACCGCCCGCCGTCGTTATCCACCCGGAGCAAGCGGCCTATCTGATCTATACCTCCGGCTCCACGGGCAAGCCCAAGGGCGTGGCCGTGGCGCATGGCGCTTTCGCGGCGCATTGCCGGGCGATGGCCGCGTTGTACGGGCTGGAAACCGACGACCGGGTATTGCTGTCCGCCTCCCTGGCTTTCGATGCGGCGCTGGATCAATGGGCCGTGCCCTTGCTGAGCGGGGCCAGCGTGGTGCCGATGGGACCCGAAACCTGGACCCCGGAACGTATCCTGCGGGAAAGCGCCGCCCTGGGGATCACCCGTCTCGACCTGTCCCCGGCCTATCTGGCCGAACTGGCGGCGCAAGCCGATCCCGCCACCGGTCCGCGGCTACGCTCGATCACGGTGGGTGGCGAAGCCTTGGCCAGCGACACCTACGCCGCCGCCCAGCAAGCACTGCGCCCGGACCGGCTGGTCAACGCCTACGGTCCCACCGAAACCGTCATCACCCCGCTGGCCTGGAAGGCGGAACCGGATACCGCTTGCCCGACCCGTTACGCGCCTATCGGTTTCCCGGTGGGCGGGCGCACGGCCCATGTGCTGGATGCCGACCTCAACCCCTTGCCGCCGGGCGTGGCCGGAGAGCTTTATATCGGCGGCCTGGAACTGGCGCGGGGCTATTGGCAACGGCCCGGCCTGACCGCCGAGCGGTTCGTGCCGATGCCTAGGCTCGAGGCCGGAGATTTAAGTCCCGAGGAGGAAGGATGCGGACGCCATGCTTCCGGCCCACAGCCTATAGCCCCAAGCCGCCTCTACCGCACCGGCGACCGCGCCTGCTTGCTCGAAGACGGCACGGTGGAATATCTGGGACGGGTGGACCTACAGGTCAAGCTACGCGGCTACCGGATCGAATTGGAGGAAATCGAAGCCCGTTTGCGGGCGCATCCGGCGGTGGCGGAAGCGGCGGCGCGGGTGTGGGAAGGCGCGGGCGGTGCCTATCTAGCGGCCTATGTCGCGCCGGACACCATGGGTTTGGCGGAAAGGCTCAAAGCGCATCTGGGTTCTTCCTTGCCGGAATACATGGTTCCGGCCCGCATCTTGGCCTTGCCCGGATTGCCGCGCCTGCCGAATGGCAAATTGGACCGCGCCCGCCTGCCGGAGCCGGAACGCGAGGTTCCGTCCCAAGCCGCCCCCGGCACCGAGGCCGAGCGGCACATGGCGGAACTCTGGCGGGAAATCCTCGGGCTGGAACAGGTCGGCGTCACCGACGATTTCTTCGAGCTGGGCGGACATTCGCTGTTGGCCCTGCGCTTGGTCGGCCTCGCCGAGCGGCGCATGGGCTTGAAGCCGACGCTCGCCCAAGTGCTGCGCCATCCGACCATCGCGGGCCTGCTGGCGGCGGTCGGCGCGGACACCAGCCCGGAGGCATCGCCCTTGGTCCTTTTGAACGGCGGGGGTTTGATGAGTCCCGCGACCGGAGACCGGAGGGCTGAGGAAGACAGCGGGCGGTTTCCCTCTCGCCTACGGTCCCAAGCCTCAAGCCCACCCCTGTTCTGTATCCATCCGGCGGGCGGCGCGGTGTTCGGCTACCGGCCCTTGGCCCAGGGTTTGGCGCGGCCCGTATATGGCGTCCTGTGTCCCGGATTCCTGGATAGCGCCTGGAATCCGCCTTCCCTCCAAGCGCAGGCGGAAGACTACGCCCGCCTCTTGCTGGAAGCCCAGCCGGAAGGCCCGTTCCATCTGCTGGGCTGGTCCTTGGGCGGGGCCTTGGCGATGGATGCGGCCCATTACCTGGAACGCTCCGGGCGCGAGGTGGCTTTCCTGGGGCTGGTGGATAGCTACGCGCCGGGCTTCGACGAAGATGAGCATACGCCCGGAAACTTGGGTCACGAGGCTTTAGGGCTTGAAGGCGCAAGCGGGGAATCCACCTCCCGGTCTCAAGCCCCCGGACTCCAGCCCACAACAGCCTCCGGGATCATGCGGAAGCTGAGCGCCCTGGCGCGGGATTGGCGGGTCCGGCCCTTGCGGGTGGCCCCGCATTGCTGGTGGTCGGACGAGGCCGGGGACATGGCCACCCTGGCCCAATCCCGGCTGGAACAGGGCTGGGGCCGTCCGGCTCGTTCCTCGGCGCGGGTCGCCGCCGACCATTCCGCCATCGTGCGGGCACCGGAATTCCTGGCGGAGTTGCGGGCGATCTTCGCGGCGGGCCAACCGGATGCGGATTGAGTCCCGGTTTCCCGGCGCGTTGTCCAAAATCGCGCCCGCGCTGGCGTTGGGCCTGCTCGCCGCCTGCGCCGCGCCCCCGGAACGCGACCCGGCCCGGACGGCCAGCACGGTCCCGGTCCGCTGGTCGAATCCGGCGGCGCTGGCGGGCGCGGTGCGGCCCTGGCTGCGCTCCTTCGCCGCGCCCGAATTGGATGGCTTAGTCGGCACCGCCCTGTCCGGCAATTTCGACCTCAAGGCGGTGGCGGCGCGGGTGGCGCAAGCCCGCGCCCAGGTCCGCATCGCGGGCGCGGAGCGTTTGCCCCAGATCGAACTCGCGCCCGGTTTCCAGCAGCTAGGGCTGGTCAGCAATGGGGAAGTCGCAGGCAGCTTTTGGGAATTGCCCTTCAACCTATCCTGGGAATTGGACCTGTGGGGCCGCATCCGCTCGACCCGGCAAGCCGCCGAGACCGAGGCGCTGGCGGCGGGTTCCGACCTGGAGGGCGCGGCGCTGTCGCTCGGTGCCCGCACGGTGCAAGCCTGTTTCGAACTGGCCGAAACCCGCCAGCAGGTGGGGGTGGTGGAACAATCCATCGCCGAGCGGCGGGCGCTGGTCGAACTGGTACAGGGGCGTTTCCAACTGGGCCTGGGCAGCGGGCTGGACCTCAGCCTCGCCGCCACCGACCTCAGCGACGCCGAGGCGCAACTGGCCGAAGCCCGCGACCGCCAACAAGCCGCGGCGCGGCGTTTGGAAACCCTGCTGGGACGCTATCCCGCCGCCGCCCTGGAACGCTGCGCCCAGTTGCCGACCTTGCCCGCCGCCCTGCCCGCCGGGTTGCCCGCCGAACTCCTGGCCCGCCGTCCCGACCTCAAGGCCGCTTTCGCCCGGCTCCGCGCTTTGGATTCCCGCCTCGACAGCGCCGAGAAGGCCCTGTTGCCCAGGGTGGCGCTGACCGCTTCCGGGGGTACCGCGGGCGCTTCGCTGGGCGAACTGGCCGATCCCCGCGCCGCCGCCTGGAATCTGGCGGTGGGCTTGGTCCAGCCGGTGTTCACCGGGGGACGGCTGAGCGCCGGGATCGATCTGGCCGGTGCCCAGGTGGAGGAAGCCTTGCAGCTTTACCGCGAGGCCGCGCTCAATGCCTTCCGCGAGGTGGAACAAGCCTTGGCCGCCGAGCGCTGGCTGTTGGCGCGCGAACACGCCCTGGCCGAAACCCTGGCCCGCACCGAGACCAGCCGCAAGCTCGCCATCCATGCCTACCGCAATGGCACGGTGGAAATCCTGCCCCTGCTGGACAGCTACCGCAGCACCTTGAACGCCCGCAGCGCCCTGCTCGCGGCCCGGCGGCAACTGTTGCAGAACCGCGTCGGCCTGTATCTGGCCTTGGGAGGGGCGGCGTGAAGCCTTGGAAAATCCTGTTGCCGCTGGCCGTGCTCCTGGGCGGGATCGCCGCCGCGGCCGCCATCGTGGTCCATGGTCCGGCCCTGGAAGCCAAGCCGTCCGCCAGCGCGCCGCCGACGGTGCGCGTCCTGGTCGCCCGCCCGGAAACCGTGCGGCTGGATGTCCATACCCAGGGCGTGGTCCAGGCCCGCACCGAGATCGATTTGGCCGCCGAGGTTTCCGGCAAGGTGGTGTGGGTCCATCCCGGCTTGGTGGTGGGCGGTTATATCGAGGCGGGGGAAACCGTGCTGTCCATCGATCCCCGCGATTACGACAACGCCATCGTCAAGGCCCAGGCGCGGGTGGCCGAAGCCCAGCGCGGCATCGCCCAGGAGCAAGCCGCCGTCCGCCAGGCCCAGGGCGAATGGAAGGTGCTGGGCGAGGGCCAGCCCACGCCCCTGGCCTTGCACGAACCGCAAATGGCCGAGGCCCGCGCCCGCCTTAAGGAAGCCGAGGCCGGGCTGGCCGACGCCCGTTTGCGGCGGGAACGCTGCGATTTGCGGGTGCCCTTCGCCGGGCAGGTTCGGGAAAAGCGGGTGGGCATCGGCCAATCCCTGGCCGCCGGGGACAAGCTGGCGCGGGTGTATTCGGTGGACGTGGCGGAAATCCGCCTGGCCCTGGCCCCCGACCAGCTCGCCTATCTGGACCTGCCGGAGAATGGGCCGGGCCGCGCCCGCCGCCCCGGCCCCAAGGTCGTCCTCAGCGCCCGCAACGGTGGCGAGGTCCAGCGCTGGGAAGGCGAAATCATCCGCACCGAAGGCGTGATGGAGGAAGGGACCGGCGTGCTGTTCGCGGTGGCCGAGGTGCGCGATCCCTACGGTTATGCCGGGCGCGGCGGCGGGCGTCCGCCGTTGCGGATCGGCCAGTTCGTACAGGCCGAGATCGAGGGCCGGGCGCGGGCGGATGTGTACGCCTTGCCGCAGGGCGTCCTCAATGCCGCGCAGGAGGCGCTGCTGGTGGATGCCGCCGACCGCCTGCGCGTGCGCCGCCTGGAGGTACTGCGTAGCGAGCCGGAACGGGTGTTGGTCCGGGGCGGCTTGGCGGCGGGCGAGCGGGTGGTGGTGTCGGGGGTGGAAGTACCGGTGGCAGGGATGGCGGTGCAGGTGGAGCCATGAAGCTCATCCCCTGGTTCGCCGCCAACCCGGTGGCCGCGAACCTCCTGATGCTGCTGATCTGGCTGGGCGGCGGATTCGGCCTCACGACCCTGGAGCGGGATGTCTATCCCCGCTTCAGCCCGCACCAATTCGAGGTCGAGGCCAGCTATCCGGGGGCCGGTCCCGCGGAAGTGGAAGCGGCGGTCTGCGTGCCGCTCGAAGAAGGTATCCATGATTTGTCCGGCGTCAAGCGCTTGGCCACCACGGTGTTCGAGGGCAGTTGCCAAATCCAGGTCGAGGTGCTGCCGGGCCATGACCGCGAAGCCTTGATGAGCGCGGTCCAGGCCAGGGTCCAAGCCATCCCCGGTTTGCCGCGCTCGCTGGAACGGATCGAGGTCCGGGAATCGAGCCGCGACGACGACAACGGGGTGATCTGGGTGGCTTTGTACGGCCCGGTCGATCCCCTGGCGCTCAAGCGCTACGGCGAGCGCATCCGGGCCGACCTCGCGGCCCTGCCCGGCGTGTCCAAGACCGTGGATTACGGCAGGATGTCCTACGAAATCGCCGTGCTGGCCCAACCCGACAAACTATTGCAATACGGACTTTCGCCACGGGAACTCGCCGAGGCGGTGCGGCAATCTTCCCTGGATTTGGCGGGCGGCGCGGTACGGACCCCGGCGGGCGAATTGCTGCTGCGGGTCAAGGGCCGGGCCGAACAGGCCGAAGCCCTGGGCGGATTGGTGTTGCGGACCCGCCCGGATGGCGGGCGGGTGCTGCTCAAGGACGTGGCCGAGGTCCGCGACGGCCTGGACGAACGCTGGTTCCAATGGCGGCACGACGGCCAACCGGCCCAGGGTTGGGAAATCCACGCCGGGGGCGACGCCATCGAGGTGGCGCGGCGGGTCAAGGACTATGTGGCGCGGCAAACCCGGCACCTGCCCGAGGGGCTGCATCTCAAGACCTGGTGGGACGATTCCGAAGCCTACGAGGAACGGGTGCGGACCCTGGTGGAAGACGGCGTGAGCGGCTTCCTGCTGGTGTGCTTGGTGCTGACCCTGTTCCTGCGGCTCCGGGTCGCGGTCTGGGCCGGGCTGGGCATCCTGACCTCGGTGCTGGGCGCGTTGTGGTTCATGCCGGTCCTGGATGTGTCGCTCAACATGTTGTCGCTGTTCGGCTTCCTGCTGGCGATGGGCATCTTGGTGGACGATGCCATCATCATCGGCGAGAGCGTCCATGCCGAGCAGGCGACCGGGAAGTTCGCCCCGCTGGACGCCGCCATCCGTGGCGTCCAGTCCGTGGCCCTGCCGGTGACGTTGTCGGTCTTGATCGCCCTGGTGGCTTTCCTGCCGGGGCTGTTCCTGCCGGGCTGGGGCGGGCAGATGATGCGGCCCATCTGTCTGGTGATGATCCTGACCTTGGTGTTTTCCCTGGCCGAAGCCCTGCTCATCCTGCCCGCCCATTTGGCCACGGCTCCCGGCGGGCCGGCCCGGCCCGGCCGGGTGGAGCGCTGGCGGGCCGGCCTCAACCGGGGGCTGGACCGCTTCGTCGCGGGCTTTTACGCCCCGTTCCTGGCGCGGGCCATCGCTTGGCGCTATCTGGCCTTGGCGCTGTTCATCGTCCTGCCCTTGCTGGGTGCCGCCCTGGTGGCGGGCGGCTATCTGCGCCTGTCGCTCAGCCCGGATGTCACCAAGGATTCGTTCTGGGTGCGGCTGACCGTGCCGCCCGGTTCGCCACCGGACGGCATCCGCCGGGCGGCGGCGCGGGTGGAACAGGCTTTGTTCGATTACCGCGATGAATTGGAGCGGGCAGAAGGCATACCCGTCCTGGTCGGCCAGGAAACCATGATCTGGGAACAGGAGGCCGGGTTGTGGCTGGAACTCTCGCCGGAGGCGCGGCAGCGGCTCGGGGTCGAGGACTTCGTGCGGGAATGGCGGCGGCGCATCGGCGACCTGGGGCAGGCCCGGATCGATTTCATCTACCGCGAGGGCGACGTGCCCTACGACCTCCAACTGGACCTGAGCGCCCCCGACCCCCTGGTCCTGGCGGCGGGGACCGAGGCATTGAAACAGCAACTCGCGGCCTATCCGGGGGTGTCCGATGTCATGGATTCCGCCGTGCCCGGCAAGCCGGAAGTCCGCCTCGTCTTGAAGCCGGAAGCCGAGCGCCTGGGACTGCGCCTCGCCGATCTCGCCGAACAAGTCCGCGCCGCCTATTACGGCGAGGAAGCCCAGCGCCTGCGGCGGGGCCGCAACGAGGTCAAGGTGGTGGTGCGCTATCCGCCCGAGGCGCGGCGTTCGCTGGATGCCCTGCTGGCCATGCCGGTCCGGTTGCCGGCAGGGGGACAAGCGCCCTTGTCGGCCTTGGCCGAGGTGTCGTTCGCGCCGGGCTATGCCCAGTTGAACCGCCGCGACCGGCGGCGCGTGTTGGAAGTGGTGGCGCGGGTGGACCCGCAACACGCCGACGCCAACGCCCTCTACGCCGAACTGGAAAACACCGTGCTGCCCGAATTGTCGCGGCGCTACCCCGGACTCCGCGCCGAGATCGGCCAGGAACGGCGCGAACAGGAAACCATGCTGGCGGGACTCTGGCACAACGCCGGCATCGCGCTG from Methylomagnum ishizawai carries:
- a CDS encoding efflux transporter outer membrane subunit; the protein is MRIESRFPGALSKIAPALALGLLAACAAPPERDPARTASTVPVRWSNPAALAGAVRPWLRSFAAPELDGLVGTALSGNFDLKAVAARVAQARAQVRIAGAERLPQIELAPGFQQLGLVSNGEVAGSFWELPFNLSWELDLWGRIRSTRQAAETEALAAGSDLEGAALSLGARTVQACFELAETRQQVGVVEQSIAERRALVELVQGRFQLGLGSGLDLSLAATDLSDAEAQLAEARDRQQAAARRLETLLGRYPAAALERCAQLPTLPAALPAGLPAELLARRPDLKAAFARLRALDSRLDSAEKALLPRVALTASGGTAGASLGELADPRAAAWNLAVGLVQPVFTGGRLSAGIDLAGAQVEEALQLYREAALNAFREVEQALAAERWLLAREHALAETLARTETSRKLAIHAYRNGTVEILPLLDSYRSTLNARSALLAARRQLLQNRVGLYLALGGAA
- a CDS encoding efflux RND transporter periplasmic adaptor subunit, translated to MKPWKILLPLAVLLGGIAAAAAIVVHGPALEAKPSASAPPTVRVLVARPETVRLDVHTQGVVQARTEIDLAAEVSGKVVWVHPGLVVGGYIEAGETVLSIDPRDYDNAIVKAQARVAEAQRGIAQEQAAVRQAQGEWKVLGEGQPTPLALHEPQMAEARARLKEAEAGLADARLRRERCDLRVPFAGQVREKRVGIGQSLAAGDKLARVYSVDVAEIRLALAPDQLAYLDLPENGPGRARRPGPKVVLSARNGGEVQRWEGEIIRTEGVMEEGTGVLFAVAEVRDPYGYAGRGGGRPPLRIGQFVQAEIEGRARADVYALPQGVLNAAQEALLVDAADRLRVRRLEVLRSEPERVLVRGGLAAGERVVVSGVEVPVAGMAVQVEP
- a CDS encoding efflux RND transporter permease subunit, producing the protein MKLIPWFAANPVAANLLMLLIWLGGGFGLTTLERDVYPRFSPHQFEVEASYPGAGPAEVEAAVCVPLEEGIHDLSGVKRLATTVFEGSCQIQVEVLPGHDREALMSAVQARVQAIPGLPRSLERIEVRESSRDDDNGVIWVALYGPVDPLALKRYGERIRADLAALPGVSKTVDYGRMSYEIAVLAQPDKLLQYGLSPRELAEAVRQSSLDLAGGAVRTPAGELLLRVKGRAEQAEALGGLVLRTRPDGGRVLLKDVAEVRDGLDERWFQWRHDGQPAQGWEIHAGGDAIEVARRVKDYVARQTRHLPEGLHLKTWWDDSEAYEERVRTLVEDGVSGFLLVCLVLTLFLRLRVAVWAGLGILTSVLGALWFMPVLDVSLNMLSLFGFLLAMGILVDDAIIIGESVHAEQATGKFAPLDAAIRGVQSVALPVTLSVLIALVAFLPGLFLPGWGGQMMRPICLVMILTLVFSLAEALLILPAHLATAPGGPARPGRVERWRAGLNRGLDRFVAGFYAPFLARAIAWRYLALALFIVLPLLGAALVAGGYLRLSLSPDVTKDSFWVRLTVPPGSPPDGIRRAAARVEQALFDYRDELERAEGIPVLVGQETMIWEQEAGLWLELSPEARQRLGVEDFVREWRRRIGDLGQARIDFIYREGDVPYDLQLDLSAPDPLVLAAGTEALKQQLAAYPGVSDVMDSAVPGKPEVRLVLKPEAERLGLRLADLAEQVRAAYYGEEAQRLRRGRNEVKVVVRYPPEARRSLDALLAMPVRLPAGGQAPLSALAEVSFAPGYAQLNRRDRRRVLEVVARVDPQHADANALYAELENTVLPELSRRYPGLRAEIGQERREQETMLAGLWHNAGIALAVIYVLIAATFRSYAQPLIFLFAVPVAWSGAVLAHALAGLPLSMESLVGMIAASGVVVNDSLVLLDHIEAGDRPGEESRGCDSSGLPPHSSSLAQACAARFRPIFLAFLTNFAGFLPTLLETSAQAQFLVPMTLSLAAGLLFGMAASLVLTPVAYAILQDFQGKP